A single genomic interval of Musa acuminata AAA Group cultivar baxijiao chromosome BXJ3-4, Cavendish_Baxijiao_AAA, whole genome shotgun sequence harbors:
- the LOC135636706 gene encoding 5-methyltetrahydropteroyltriglutamate--homocysteine methyltransferase 1-like: MQRIRSAAAVSPSISTGINLLLRSRLSSSHLCRALLGDRFLLRPRRKMASHIVGYPRMGPKRELKFALESFWDGKSSADDLQKVATDLRCSIWKQMTDVGIKYIPSNTFSYYDQVLDATAMLGAVPERYNYTGGEIGFDIYFSMARGNASVPAMEMTKWFDTNYHFIVPELGPNTKFSYSSHKAVSEYKEAKALGIETIPVLIGPVTYLLLSKPAKGVEKSFAPLSLLESILPIYKEVIAELKAAGASWIQFDEPTLVLDLESHQLEAFTKAYTELESSLSGLNVLIETYFADVPAEAYTIITALKGVSGFGFDLIRGAKTLDLVKSAGFPAGKYLFAGVVDGRNIWANDLASSFSTLQALEAIVGKDKLVVSTSCSLMHTAVDLVNETKLDNEIKSWLAFAAQKVVEVNALAKALAGQKDEAFFSANAAAQSSRKSSPRVTNEEVQKAAAALKGSDHRRATNVSARLDAQQKKLNLPILPTTTIGSFPQTMDLRRVRREYKANKISEEEYVKAIKEEINKVVKLQEELDIDVLVHGEPERNDMVEYFGEQLSGFAFTVNGWVQSYGSRCVKPPIIYGDVSRPKAMTVFWSKMAQSMTARPMKGMLTGPVTILNWSFVRNDQPRFETCYQIALAIKKEVEDLEAAGSFMCNLQVIQIDEAALREGLPLRKSEQAFYLDWAVHSFRITNCGVQDTTQIHTHMCYSNFNDIIHSIINMDADVITIENSRSDEKLLSVFREGVKYGAGIGPGVYDIHSPRIPSTEEIADRINKMLAVLETNILWVNPDCGLKTRKYAEVNPALTNMVSAAKVLRTQLASTK, from the exons ATGCAACGCATCAGATCTGCTGCTGCTGTCTCTCCATCTATAAGTACTGGAATAAATCTCCTTTTACGCTCGCGGCTCTCGTCCTCCCATCTCTGCCGTGCTCTTCTCGGGGACCGCTTCCTCCTCCGCCCTCGAAG AAAGATGGCATCACACATTGTTGGATATCCTCGCATGGGACCAAAGAGAGAGCTCAAATTCGCATTGGAATCTTTTTGGGATGGGAAGAGCAGTGCCGATGATTTGCAAAAGGTTGCAACTGATCTCCGATGTTCCATATGGAAGCAAATGACTGATGTTGGGATCAAATACATTCCTAGCAATACTTTTTCTTACTATGATCAAGTGCTTGATGCCACTGCAATGCTTGGTGCGGTTCCTGAGAGGTACAACTATACTGGTGGAGAGATTGGATTTGATATCTATTTCTCTATGGCTAGGGGAAATGCCTCTGTGCCTGCTATGGAGATGACCAAGTGGTTTGACACAAACTA TCATTTCATTGTCCCTGAGTTGGGTCCCAACACAAAGTTCTCGTACTCTTCTCACAAGGCTGTGTCTGAGTACAAGGAGGCAAAGGCG CTTGGAATTGAGACAATTCCGGTGCTCATTGGACCTGTGACATACCTGTTGCTCTCAAAACCAGCTAAAGGTGTTGAAAAATCGTTTGCTCCTCTTTCCCTTCTCGAAAGTATTCTTCCCATTTACAA GGAGGTTATTGCTGAGCTCAAGGCCGCTGGTGCTTCATGGATCCAGTTTGATGAGCCAACCCTTGTCCTGGATCTTGAGTCCCACCAATTGGAAGCATTCACAAAGGCCTACACAGAACTAGAATCATCGTTGTCTGGCTTGAATGTGCTTATAGAGACTTACTTTGCTGATGTCCCTGCAGAAGCATACAC GATCATCACTGCTTTGAAGGGTGTCTCAGGTTTTGGGTTTGATCTTATTCGAGGAGCCAAGACACTTGACTTGGTCAAGAGTGCAGGCTTCCCTGCTGGTAAGTATCTTTTTGCTGGAGTTGTTGATGGAAGAAACATTTGGGCGAATGATCTTGCATCCTCTTTCAGTACACTGCAGGCTCTTGAGGCCATAGTTGGCAAAG ATAAACTCGTTGTCTCAACTTCATGCTCGCTCATGCACACTGCTGTTGACCTTGTCAATGAGACAAAGCTAGATAATGAGATTAAGTCGTGGCTTGCTTTTGCTGCACAAAAAGTGGTTGAAGTGAATGCATTGGCTAAAGCGCTGGCTGGTCAGAAGGATGAG GCTTTCTTCTCAGCTAATGCTGCTGCTCAGTCTTCAAGAAAGTCATCCCCCAGAGTGACCAATGAAGAAGTTCAAAAGGCT GCTGCTGCTTTGAAGGGCTCTGACCATCGTCGAGCGACAAATGTTAGTGCCAGGCTCGATGCACAACAGAAGAAGCTGAACCTTCCAATTCTTCCTACGACCACAATTGGTTCATTCCCTCAAACAATGGATCTTCGAAGAGTCCGACGTGAATACAAGGCAAATAA AATATCTGAGGAGGAATATGTGAAGGCCATTAAGGAGGAAATTAACAAAGTTGTTAAGCTCCAAGAAGAACTTGATATTGACGTCCTGGTTCATGGAGAGCCTGAG aGAAACGACATGGTTGAATACTTTGGGGAACAGTTATCAGGCTTTGCATTCACAGTCAATGGTTGGGTGCAATCTTATGGGTCACGTTGCGTTAAGCCTCCCATTATTTATGGTGATGTTAGCCGTCCAAAGGCCATGACTGTTTTCTGGTCTAAAATGGCTCAGAGCATGACTGCTCGCCCGATGAAGGGAATGTTGACAGGCCCAGTTACAATTCTCAATTGGTCATTTGTTAGGAATGACCAACCAAG GTTTGAGACGTGCTATCAGATTGCTCTTGCTATCAAGAAAGAAGTCGAGGATTTAGAAGCTGCTG GTTCATTTATGTGTAATCTGCAGGTTATCCAAATAGATGAAGCAGCTCTGCGAGAAGGCCTTCCTCTTCGCAAGTCAGAGCAAGCTTTCTATTTGGATTGGGCTGTTCATTCCTTCAGGATCACGAACTGTGGTGTCCAGGACACTACTCag ATTCACACCCATATGTGCTACTCTAACTTCAATGACATCATCCACTCCATCATCAACATGGATGCCGATGTGATTACAATCGAGAACTCCCGTTCTGATGAGAAGCTACTTTCTGTGTTCCGTGAGGGAGTGAAATATGGTGCTGGTATCGGCCCAGGTGTGTACGACATTCACTCTCCAAGGATACCATCGACTGAGGAGATTGCCGACCGCATCAACAAAATGCTCGCTGTTCTTGAGACTAACATTCTCTGGGTTAACCCTGACTGTGGGCTGAAGACCCGTAAATATGCTGAAGTTAATCCTGCCCTTACCAACATGGTCTCTGCAGCAAAGGTCCTCCGGACCCAGCTTGCCAGCACCAAGTGA